The sequence below is a genomic window from Ipomoea triloba cultivar NCNSP0323 chromosome 2, ASM357664v1.
ACACACGgtccaatatacatttttataacacataaaatatattattctaacacataaagtatattattttgacaCATAATGTGCATTATCTTATCctaaaagttttattattctaacttataatgtgcattattctaacacataatgtacactattctaacacataatgtacattattttaacacataatgtacattattctaactcataaactTCAGTGAAAttgttttggaccgtggtcactATACTATGGACCAATGTCCACATTGCATTGCACACCCTAATTCAAAAGGATactcatattatgtgtctgcagtgaacatattatatgtacctcaattacattattatgcacctataaataaattgaagatacatagtatgttaactgcaagtacATAGTATGTTAATTGCATGTCTATAATATGTTAGCTACATAtccataatatattaattgtagtatatacataatttattagttgaaggcacataatatgttaattgcaaacaAATAACCGAAATTTTGTTTTGGactagggttcacaatgcatggtggaccttggtccatggtataacaattggggAAATACTTCCTAACAATGATCATACTATGGACCAAAATTCATATTATAAGGTAGACTACAGACATAcgtttaattttagtataataaatattcatttttagtgcattacatgtttatttgttaaaagtttatttttaatgtattgcaTGTTCCTTTTTAGCATACTACCTAAAGATGAATGCATAGTACATTAACAAtagtatattacaaattaaCATTTATCAATCATCTACATTTTTAAGATAGACCATGCCCCACAACCCACACTATAGTTTGCCCACTTTTTAacctattttaatatttaagtaaacatttactccatttttttttataatagtaaaCGTTTACTCCATAGTTACTAATGAACATGTTATTGTAAGAAAAATTAGTACGTCACTTGTACGATTCAcgacaatattttaaaaattttataaattaaaatatagataATTGATAAGTGCTCAAAAATGCACATATTTTCATGAGCTATTTCGTATTAATTTGTATCTATTTCTTGTTTATATTGATTGAATTTGGTGCTTAGTTTTTTATCATTTGGTTTTTAGATACTTCTAAGAAATAAtggtaaaatatgataattcgCAACTTCCACTTCATACATGCTGATATTTATTCCTACTTTTAATGCTTTTCATGTACTCCATCATTCTCCCTTCCCTGAAAATGACTCGCCTTTGAGTCATCGGAATACAATGGGCGTAATTGGAGAAATATTTGTAGATATCGAAAACATTGAAAGTTTTTGAAATATTCCACCTGCCCAGAAGATCAATCACATAAATgttgtaatttattttcttgattACTTTGAAAGGTCCATACTTCTTTGGGTTGAACTTATGAAATGATCCAGGTAGCAATCATTCCTTGCAAATATACACTATGACTTGGTCACCAACATCAAAGATTTGTCTTTGCCTTCTTTTATCTGCAATAGTTTTGAACTTGGCATTTGTTGCTTCGAGCTTAGTCTTAACTCTTTCTTGGACATTAGTAATATGCTCTGCAAATTTTTCTGCCGCCAACGAACATgaattcaatcttggtaggtgGAGTAAATCAACTGCATTCATAGGTTGCTTCCTAAACACCACTAAGAATGGTGATTGACCTTTGGATGAATGGACACTACTATTGTATGCAAACTCAACAAGTCCCAACACAAAATCCCATTGCCTCACATGTTTTCACAAACACATCGTATTAAGTTTCCCAGAGTGCGATTCATCACCTCCGTTTGCCCGTCTGTTTGAGGATGAACTGAGCTATTAAACTTTAAACTAGCATCGAAGTGTCTCCATAGTGTAGTCCAAAATGGGATAAAAATTTAGAATCCCTGTCaaatgtgattgaatgttgaACACCATGAAAATGAACTACTTTTTGGAAAAATAGTTGTGCCACATGAACTGCATCAGATGTCTTTTTACAGGCAATAAAATgggttatttttaaaaatatgtcaaCCACAACAAAGACGAAGTCTACACCTCGTCGTGTTTTTGAAAACCCAAGGACGAAGTCCATGGACAAATTTTCCCAAATATCTTCAGGAGTAGGCAACAGAGTGTATAAACCTGTGTTTTGTTAATGACCCTTAGTTGTTTGGCAAATTGAACAACACCGAACAAACATTGCCACATCACGCTTTAATTGAGGCAAAAGATAACGTTCCTCTAAAAATGCTATGGTTTTGTCTTGACCAAAATCCACACTTAAACCTCTAGCATGCAAATCACGGGTCAACTTTTCACTTAAGAATATCGGAGGAATGAAGAGTTGAGTTCCTTTGAATAAATAATCATCTGAAATATGAAGATCTTGAGAATGAACATGAAATACCGCTTGTCTCCATAGTTGGGTCACCATTGAGCCCTTTCGACCACGATACATCTTTTGTTTTGATGTTGGTGCCCAAGCTGCCACATGTGTTCCATCAATGGCGCCTATACATTTCtacaataaaattgtaataatattaacaacaacaacaaccacaataataataatacctcgAAATAAGGATACCATTTTGGATTCCGCAAGATTTCTGGTTGAACATGTCCTCTATTTTGTGGCTTAATGATATCATTCCCTAATCTTACAAGCGCTTGTATCGTGATCTTCACACATTTATGAACAGTTGCAGTTGAATGTTGAAACCTTTCAGCTACTATACGTTGTGTGCATGCTTGGCATAAAACATTAAGACCAATAGCCAATTATTCTTCTACACTAACATTTCTTGTATCCTTTAACACTTCATGTTTTTCAACCTCTACATAGAAGAAAGAATACATGTGGTTTCACCCTTAATTGTTCATAGCATTTTGTAGGGTGTCCAAATAATAATTCTTCCATGTATTGGTTATCTGTGAGTGCAGAGTTCTAACATGGCATCATGTCTACACTTTCCATTAGTAAACATGCAGTATTGAGGACAAACATGTGCCCAACTTGTCTCTTAACCTCCTCATATGAGTCATCTGAACTAGTTGAGTCATTctcatcagttgttgagctatAATACACATTGTCATGAGTAGTTGAGCTATAAGAAATATCATAATTGTTGTTTGACATTACCTGTCAAACACATATTAATACAAACACTTGCTCAAcatattacaatttaaataataataataaagtagtaATAATACAACATGTCAACAATACTAAAGTACAGTTACTACAACACCTTGTAACTACTAGTAGGAGTTCTTATCACAtaagtaattataatataaagaaCATGTTCATCTACTAGGAGTTCTGATCGCATAAGTAGTCATAATATAAAGAACATGTTCATCATACAAACAACAATTAATACAATACTTATTAGAGAGAGAGCAACCAGGCCAATTGCTTATCTTCGGGCATTGCAATAAAACCATTACGGTGAGCTTCAGACGTGGCAAGTTTTTCAAAAGCACGATTATAAGTTTTCGGGCTAAGAGTTGAAAATGTGTTTAGAATTTGCATACTTCTCGTCATACTATCAACATGGGTCATTCATGTACTCATTTCACTTGTAGATTCTTGTTGTTGCTGCCTACGTTGTTGCCtaagtttcttttcctttcGCTCCGCTCTCCTATCATGCAAATCTTCAGACATTATACCGTTGTACGACGCAAACGCACTAGCAAGTTGACCTTTCCAATTATTGTTAACACTCATTTTACCACTACCAGTCATCTCATCTGCATTTCTTTTGCCCTTAGAATTATTCCCACAACTTTTAAGTAGGTTGTCTGTGTCAGTTATCATAAAGTTATCTTCATTTTGTCTTTCCGCATTTGAGTCCATTGGTTGTTGCGTTGAAGGGTTCGCAAGGCCTATAGTAGCATAGTTGTTTGGGAAAATAAGACAATACATCTCataatgtttgcaaccttgtttGTATAGAGTTCTGTAGATCTTGTTTttctacaaaataaaataaacatcatTAGTGTCatctttaatattatataaaactaaaattcaTACCTTGAAGAAACTAAAATCCATACCTTGAAGAAACTTTCCCAAACTGCATCATCTACTTCAGCCTTATTTGTTTCAGCATTGAATGTTAATCTAGTGTGGTTTAACACCTCTAAGAAGCGTCTATGTAAATCCTTGCATATGTTATACTTTCCACACAACTGAATACCGGTATAAACACATCCTGTTTTGTCTTTAAGCTCTTGACTCATTTCATTTCAGGAAGAGGACTTAAAAACAGGTTGTCTTTTAGGATGCTGTTTGATCTTATCGTATACAATATCAAGAAAACCGACCAGGGTATTATCCAACCACTTTGCATCTTCATCATGCGTATTCCGTAAGTTACTCATCTacaattttcattaatttttcaactaatattcacaaaaattaaacatacacaacAGAACTACAAAATGAGGTTCTCTGCTATCAAAACCTCATTTGAGGTTCTAATTTTAGAACCTCaaaataaagttctaaaatcAGAACCTTGTTTTGAGGTTGTGCCATCAAAATCACAAGCAGAACCTCAAAATGAGGTTCTAATATCAGAACTAATTCTGCTCAAAATATCAATTACTTGTTCAACACAAAAATGAGATATCAAAATCAAATTTCACAATTGAAGTTctacaattaaaattataataacagAAAAATGAGATATGattcatcaaaataaataaaataggttGAGATAATTACTTGTGGATTTGGACAAGATCTTACGGAAGATTTTGGAGAGTTTGTGTTGAGTTTTTGAGATGAAATGTTCACCGGAAAATGTAGGCTCACCAGACTAATGTGTGGCTTGACGGAGAGAAGGAGCAGCAGAAAAGAAGGcttaagaaaagaaagaaggagAGATGGAGAGAAAGGGCAGCGATGGAGATGAAGAGTGGCAATGGAGAGAAGGATCAGTGGGAGGTGAAGATCGGCGATGGAGAGAAGGAGCAGCGGGAGATGAAGAGCGGCGATGGAGAGAAGGACCGACGATGGAGAGCAACGGCGAAAGAAATGACCTAATCctaagaaaggaaaaaaatgtgTTTAGCCTGATTCGAACCAGAGACCTCtattaaaaaaacattgttCACACGCCTATTTCCATTCCTCCATTTGGAGAGAGCTGATTTTCATCTCTCCAAATTTGTATAGGATTTGGAGAAATGGAGTGGAGAATGGATTTGGAAAAATGAGTTTAGTAAACAACTTctccatttttcctttttccacttcttcatttctccattttttttggaaaactctccatttttccaagttagTAAACGACCCCTTACTTTTTTGAATGATTCCCTTCCTTAACAACTCTGAAACCTTCTCattcaaaatttcattttctaatGGGTTCAAACGGTAATGGGGTAGATTTGGTAGGCTAGCTCCGAGCAAAAAATATATCTGATGTTTAACATCCTGCAAAGGGGGTAAACCATATGGGAGATCCTCTAGTACCACCTCCAAAAATTCTTCCAGTAAGGCGTTTATCTCATGGGGTATAGTTCTGAGCACCTCTTTATGTTCTTTGGCCACTAGCAAAATAATGGTCTTGACTTCAGTGGCTTTTTGAATAAAATCCTTCCAATTGTTCGTGAGTGTAATGACAcaagttttctatttttgtgCTTCATTCCAAGATATTGGAGTAATCACgatctttttccttttccttacaaagaaataattattttgccTACCATGATGTGTGGCGTAAACATCATACTACCATGATCGACCGAGGAGGATGTGACATGCGTCCATGTTAATAACTTCACAACCTATGATGTCTTGGTAACTCTACCCTATTGATATGAGAACATAACAAATCTCAGTTACTACTACAGAAGGTCCATCTTTAATCTATCCCATCTTGTAAGGTTTTGGGTGTGGTTCCGTAGGAAACCCAAGATAATGAACAAGGGACTTAAAGACAATATTATCACAATCGCCATtgtcaattatcaatttatagaccTTTCCAAAAATACTGCAATGAGCTCGAAAATTTTTTTTACGTTgtgttgggttttttttttcttatgtaGTGAGTAGTATTCCTTGTAATATGCAACTTAGAGGCTCACCATCTTTTTCAGCAATTTTGACCTCCTCATATTGGATTTCATCTTCTCCCTTCACATGTTCTTCAACCATATTGACAATTTTACGGGCTCTATATTATTTGACCAATGCCCAGGCTCCCCACACTTTAAGTAATTTCTGGTCATAAGTCTTGCATAGAGATTTGCTGGGTTGATTTTAAGAGTAGACTCGCTACTAAACTTTTGAAGAGGCACTCGGGATGCTGCTTCATGCACTTGAGAAATCGGAGGCTGAGTGTTGTTGGCATAATTGGGGCTAGTAGTTCGTTGAGTGTTAATCTTAACTGAGTTGTTTTGTTGACAATGGGGTGTGttgttttcttgaatttttttgtgTTAGGAGCATCTCTGCTCGAATAGCCATATTGTAGGCCTCATACACTGACCATACAAGAGCTAAAGGCATCCTTTCTTGAATATCAGTTCTCAACTCTCCTATGCAGCGAGCTATCTGTTGCTTAGGAGTTTCGGAAAGATTGCAACGAGCTCCCAGTTGAAAAAATTCCTCTATGTGTTCATTGACACTTTGAAGTCCTTGAGCACATTTTTAATACCTTAGAAAAAGGTGTTGCTGATAGTCAAGGGGTAGGAACCTTCCCACCaaagtcttttttatttttctctatgTTCAATTCATATAAGAAGCTTGCATTGTCTTTGCTGTTTATTTTGCATCGTTTCCCACCAAGTTGATGCCCCTCCCCGCAACTTACAAACtacatatttttcttatttatctTCTGGAACCTCAAGCATATCAAGATAATTTTCCACCCCAGAACACTAATCTAAGAAAGCTTCCATGTCTAATTATCCATTAAAGGTTGGTAGTTTAAGTTTTGTTTGCATGGGTAGATTCTAACATGGGGCTTCATCTTCTGAATCCTCACTATCATTTTCTCATGGCTGGTTAACTGGAAGTCATTGATGTGGTTGGAAACGTGCTGCCAAGTTGATTGGTGAGTTTTGATTATTGTTGGCTACTGGAGGAGCTCTATTAACATCTAGTCGAAGGCTAATATTAGTGATAAGGGTACGAATGTCTGCAAGTTCATTGTTGACATTCCCCTCATGTGTATGAAATGCTGCTCAAATGGCATCCACACCTTGGTCACCACCAAGGGGTGGTTGTTTCCTTCGTTATTGCTTCCATTTCGTGACATTTTTGGGTTGTAACGAATGGAGAGGATAAAATCACAATCTTGTTTTTCACTATCTCTTTTATTACCTAGGAACTTAACAGGCTCTGAAACCAGTTGATCTAGAACAATAACAatggaaaataaagaaattctTCAAATCACAAACTGATTACGTAACACTCCAAAGGattcaaatttatcaactaATTGTTATTCTCACACAGTAACATGATTTAAATAAGAGAccaatggaaaatgaaataCTAGAAACATTAAATGAATACAACaggaaaaacaacaaaattaaaggAGACTGCAAATATTAAGGATAATAAAGACTATGGGTGACAAATTGGAAATGTGTGTGTTGTCAAAGATGTATTGTAGGATGTGATCCATGGGTttgtatcgttctcaaaggaagGCAAATTTGGAAGCGTCAATTTGTGCTTAGGTCAAGGAATAGAGAATCACAATCCTCATGTACAAAGTCACAAAAATCAAGTACAATTGCGTCATGTTGTAGTATCAAAATTGAGATTGAAAGAAAGAATTTGGATTCAAGTAAAGAAAAGCTAGGAACGAGTTGCTATttagccatgatgcatcatagtgctCTTTATGACTTAGGTTGATTGCATTGCAAGGTTGATATTCTTGAGAGGTTTTGCTAACACCTTTCTCCTTTCGGTCTACTAGGTATACTCTTGGTTTGGAGCACTTTCTAGGTGACCAAATACCAAAAGagacattttcacaaacaccTTGCCTTCACCTCTTTCCCTACCTATACCTTTCGGAATCTAAGCAAGAAAACATCAATGATTTGGAGCTACATTGATTCTAGCAATTTCTTGCCTAGAGTCAATGCCTTAAACAATCTTAGAGGTGGCCATTCTCAAAGGACACATGCAATTCATCAATGATGACAAAAACATTTCATCAAGCCAATGTAATACAACCACCTAATTAAGAATTGAAGTTCACACTAGCAACATGTCTAAATTCACAACTCAATTCCTACATGAAAACCTAGCCACTCATTCTACAAATTGAAAGAAACATTTAACCTAGATTCAACAAATTGAAagcaattgaaataaaaatcaaagcaaCGAAAGTAGATTACCTAGTGAATTGAAAGTAAAATCCAAATACACTTGTCTTCAATGTGATCCTCAAAGTCCAAATTGAGTAACTAGAGAATCTATGTTCTAAGTGTTGAAAGTCTAGGAAATTCTCTCACTACAAATGACTAACTCCTAAAAAATCTAAGAACTCCCTCCAAAATGTCTAATCCTAGTCTTAAATAGCCTTCCCTCCAAAGTATCATCTTTAAATTCCCGTTGAGCTCGATTTACGATCTGATCCACAAGCGTGGATCGCTCGTGGATTGATCACTTAACTTTCCCACTCTCTCATCCGCAATCGTAGATCGGGACGTGAAACTTTCTGTTCCCAATCCACGATCGTGGATCCTCTTGCTGTTGGGATCCGATTATGCTTCTTCTTCGATTGCTCTCGGTCAAATCCAAATGTCTTATCTTAAGCTTAGGACCTTCAAAAACCACTAAAGTGCAAGATATGATAGAACTTTGCAAACATTAGCACATTAGAGCAATTGTaactagagctgtcaaaacagGATCAACCCGTCGGGTTGGGTCCGTTAACCCGTGTTTTTGGACGGGTTGGTTCGGAGAAATCCCAACCCGTCCCGTATTCGACCCAACCCGTTTAGCCCATATTTGATACGAGCTAAACGGGCTGAACCCGGGTAACCCACAGGTTGgcccattaaaaaaataataaaaaaaaaaacatgttgcGCAATGCGCATGCATGCGTGAAGCAGACAAGCAGTGAGCATTCCACATTTTCCTTTTACGTTTTCCCATTTCCCCTacaattaaaatctaaatagtAAATTCCTATCTCTTATCTCCCTAGTCCCTAAGTCACTCTTGGAAGTCTCAATGCGTCCCTGCCTTTTTGGTTCTCTAGCTCTCTCACTCTTTAATCTTTATGTATTTATTgagtaataatttgttgttatTCTTGAATCTTATCGATTATTGTTGTGAATATAATTTCATTGGTTTGGTTACTGAATCTTGTTATTCTTGAATATTGTTGCGTGTTACTGTGTTAAAGTGTTGGTGTAAGGGTGTCAATGAGCAGTGagtaatgtttttaaattttaattaaaatttaaacttttgtagcaaaacatttaaataattttgttttataaaaaaTACAGGCTAACGGGCTAGCACGTTTAGCCCGTATACCACGAGCTGGGTTGGGAAAATCCTAACCTGTATGAAAAATGGGCCAGTCTGGCATAGTCTGGCCCATATTGACAACTCTAATTGTAACAAAAAATTAACCACAAAGGATAGAACTTTAGCACAAATCAACCCCTTTAAAACCCTTAGATATAGGTGTCTTTGGCACCTATCAATGGGATTCCAAGCCATCATACTATGAAAACTCTTCCACTTCATGCATGCTGATAATTATTCCTGCTTTTCATGCTTTTTAATTACTCCAAATTATAATgagttttaataaaataatctatTTGTTTGGTAATAAGATGGAATATAaatctaagtaaataaatatatatgatattgttACATTATGTTTCCTAGCTCCAGACTAATTCTAAGCCCTAGAACCCTTACCCAAAGAGTTGCTGGATGAATCCAAGCCATATGGAATCAATTACCTCATTTACAATATTTTGTTAccactttacttttttttaatacattaagtaTCCTAGATTATGTTAGACTAATTGTAAACTCCCAGAATCCATGTCCGCTAAGAGAGGTCAATTGGAGTCATCTCATTAATCTCCAAGTTCCCACTCTATACACTTTGCACACAATAGAAGTTTTGTTGATTTTTACAAGCTTATATAATTTGTCTATGCAGACAAAGTTCAATCAAACAAACCCCATCCAAACAACAGATTGGACGATAGGCTTTACACATCATTCCATATATTGAATGAATGTTCACCACTCATTGTGTTACTCACTACACTCTTTTCTTTTGGCTTATTCGTGTTTTCCCCGCGTGCCAGCAACTTTGCATTTTCATATTCTGAATTGGTGGCAATAaaggaataatggtcaaatatatCATTGAATTATAGCACTACAAAAAAATGTCAAAGTAGTGACGAACAGTTTTCGTCGCTAAACAGGTGAAATCTGTCGCTAAATTGTTTTGCGACGGATTGCATCTGTCACTAAAATGAGCATCACTAGAACTCATTGATACAattagagctgtcaatacgggctaGCGGGGCGGGGCAGACCAAAGCCCGGCAAGCCGCGGGCCTAAACAGGAcgggccaaaaaagcccgcTCCTTGGCGGGCTTGGGTTTTGCTGGCCCGGACCGCCTCGCCTTCGGCTCGCGGGCTAGGcgagccccccccccccccccccccccttttttNNNNNNNNNNNNNNNNNNNNNNNNNNNNNNNNNNNNNNNNNNNNNNNNNNNNNNNNNNNNNNNNNNNNNNNNNNNNNNNNNNNNNNNNNNNNNNNNNNNNNNNNNNNNNNNNNNNNNNNNNNNNNNNNNNNNNNNNNNNNNNNNNNNNNNNNNNNNNNNNNNNNNNNNNNNNNNNNNNNNNNNNNNNNNNNNNNNNNNNNNNNNNNNNNNNNNNNNNNNNNNNNNNNNNNNNNNNNNNgcccccccccccccccctatttttttttaaatataagtatACACTGTACATATAGTCTTCGTCAATATATAAGTAATACATTATGAAttccaaaacaaaaatataaacaatatattatatactaaaatactacaatatatatacatatgtatgtataaagtATACACAAACACAGCACATCGTCTTCGTGAATCATGAATATATaagcaatatataattatatataagcaatatataattatatactaatactaaaatatatatacatatttatgtataaagTATATaagcaatatataatatatattaaactttGATTACTGGAGCACAAGCAAAAGACAACCAATTCAAGGATTACTGAAGCAAAAGCAAACGGATTTAACGATTATCAATTCAAGCAAAAGCAAAAATGTATGTATAAAATAGAAGAACATACAGTAGCGGCGAAGATAAAATGAAGAGAAGAGAATCGGGAATCTGGGATTAGGGGTTAGATAATttagattttatataatattataattgattaattaattaattaattaattaattaatggcgGGCAGCCCgcggggcgggccaaaaaagcccACTCCTTGGCGGGCTTCAATTTTTGAAACCCACCCCCTACCTAAGTAGGGGGCGGGGCGGGTTGGCCCGGCGGGtaaagcccgttttgacggcttcAGATACAAtttatttccgtcgctaaatttagCGACAGAAATTGTCATCGCTAAATAAAAACAATCTGTCGCTATATTTCTCTCGGCAATGGTTTTGACGCCGAAATTTGCGAGGAAATTACTATGGAACTTTCCGTCGCTAAACCCACAAAATATCCATCGTTAGACTCCTACCAAGACGATCTAGTGACGAACTTTGCAAGGAAATAGTGACGGATTATACCGTCGCTAAGTATAGTGTCGGATATCTCCGTCGCTATCGTCCATCGCTACATGTAGCGACAGAATTTTCGTTgctaatttgttattattatttgaatttgatgcCATTTAGCTACAATTTAATGACAGAAATATCCGTCGTTAAATTTAACCACGGATATTTCCGTCAAGATTTCGTTgtcattctttattttattatatacttaGCTATTGATTTACTACAATATTTGTCTAtcgcc
It includes:
- the LOC116011162 gene encoding uncharacterized protein LOC116011162; this encodes MSQELKDKTGCVYTGIQLCGKYNICKDLHRRFLEVLNHTRLTFNAETNKAEVDDAVWESFFKKNKIYRTLYKQGCKHYEMYCLIFPNNYATIGLANPSTQQPMDSNAERQNEDNFMITDTDNLLKSCGNNSKGKRNADEMTGSGKMSVNNNWKGQLASAFASYNGIMSEDLHDRRAERKEKKLRQQRRQQQQESTSEMST